The following proteins are co-located in the Caldalkalibacillus uzonensis genome:
- a CDS encoding DUF3679 domain-containing protein, producing the protein MARFMVKVLLLICTLLFGILLGIQQAEHGILSVLGTPSFNAASGQAAQEAKESEEQTDESKAEEEDKEPEVYIKRIDGEEVEVGVVGEHFSIQDLEEKQEKWEDLHHHNRYSKLGTKLGNLVYSLSRKGAESFARLLDKVF; encoded by the coding sequence ATGGCCCGGTTTATGGTAAAAGTGCTGCTTTTAATATGCACCTTATTGTTCGGGATCCTGTTAGGCATACAGCAGGCGGAACACGGCATTCTGTCTGTGTTAGGCACACCCTCCTTTAACGCAGCTTCGGGACAAGCAGCACAGGAGGCAAAAGAGTCAGAGGAGCAAACAGATGAGAGTAAGGCAGAAGAAGAGGATAAAGAGCCTGAAGTGTATATTAAGCGGATTGATGGTGAAGAGGTAGAGGTTGGGGTAGTTGGCGAACACTTTTCCATTCAGGATTTAGAAGAGAAACAGGAGAAATGGGAGGATTTGCATCATCACAACCGCTACAGCAAGTTGGGCACCAAGTTGGGTAATTTGGTGTACAGCCTGTCCCGGAAGGGGGCAGAGTCGTTTGCGCGGCTACTGGACAAAGTGTTTTAA
- the lepA gene encoding translation elongation factor 4 has translation MNHEQRKQRQQKIRNFSIIAHIDHGKSTLADRILEKTGALTERELQEQYLDQMDLERERGITIKLNAVRLNYTAKSGEEYIFHLIDTPGHVDFTYEVSRSLAACEGALLVVDAAQGIEAQTLANVYLALDNDLEILPVINKIDLPSAEPERVKQEIEDVIGLDASEAVLASAKEGIGIDEILEQIVEKVPPPSGDPEAPLKALIFDSLYDPYRGVITYIRVVDGVIRPGMKIKMMATGKVFEVTEVGTFCPHPAKVEELTVGDVGFMAASIKSVGDTRVGDTITDANNPAQEPLPGYRKVNPMVFCGMYPVDSADYNNLREALEKLQLNDASLQWEAESSQALGFGFRCGFLGLLHMEIIQERIEREFKIPLITTAPNVIYKVYKTDGEEIRIDNPSLMPERQKIDRIEEPYVKATIMVPNEYVGAVMELCQKKRGIFKDMQYMDEKRVNIEYDMPLAEIVYDFFDQLKSSTKGYASFDYELSGYKPSDLVKMDILINGERVDALSVIVHRDQAYHRGKALAEKLKELIPRQMFEIPIQAAIGHKIIARETIRALRKNVLAKCYGGDVTRKRKLLEKQKEGKKRMKAVGNVEIPQEAFMAVLQMDQGQDKK, from the coding sequence ATGAACCATGAACAGCGCAAACAACGGCAACAAAAAATCCGTAACTTCTCCATTATTGCTCATATTGACCACGGGAAATCCACACTGGCTGACCGCATTTTGGAGAAGACGGGGGCTTTAACCGAACGAGAATTGCAGGAACAGTACCTGGATCAAATGGACCTGGAACGGGAACGGGGCATTACTATTAAATTAAATGCCGTCCGTTTGAACTATACAGCCAAAAGCGGAGAAGAATATATTTTTCATTTGATAGACACCCCTGGACACGTCGATTTCACTTATGAAGTGTCCCGCAGTCTGGCCGCTTGTGAAGGGGCGCTGCTGGTGGTGGATGCAGCCCAGGGGATTGAAGCCCAAACCCTGGCCAATGTGTATTTGGCTTTGGATAATGACCTGGAGATCCTGCCGGTGATTAACAAAATCGACCTCCCCAGTGCTGAACCGGAGCGGGTCAAGCAAGAAATTGAAGATGTGATCGGCCTGGATGCCAGCGAGGCGGTACTGGCTTCGGCCAAGGAGGGCATTGGGATCGATGAGATACTGGAACAAATCGTGGAGAAAGTGCCTCCGCCGTCAGGTGATCCTGAGGCTCCCTTGAAAGCCCTTATTTTTGACTCGTTGTATGATCCTTACCGGGGAGTGATCACCTACATCCGTGTGGTGGACGGCGTGATCCGGCCGGGTATGAAGATCAAAATGATGGCCACTGGCAAAGTGTTTGAAGTGACTGAAGTGGGTACTTTTTGTCCCCATCCGGCCAAAGTGGAGGAGTTAACCGTCGGTGATGTGGGTTTTATGGCTGCCTCCATTAAAAGCGTGGGCGATACGCGGGTGGGTGACACCATTACGGATGCCAACAATCCGGCTCAAGAACCGCTGCCCGGTTACCGTAAAGTGAATCCGATGGTATTCTGCGGCATGTATCCGGTGGACTCCGCCGATTACAACAATTTGCGCGAGGCGTTGGAAAAACTGCAGTTAAACGACGCCTCTCTGCAGTGGGAAGCGGAATCATCCCAAGCTTTGGGCTTTGGCTTCCGCTGCGGATTCCTGGGTCTGTTGCACATGGAGATCATTCAGGAGCGGATTGAACGGGAGTTTAAGATTCCTCTCATCACCACAGCTCCTAACGTCATCTACAAGGTGTACAAGACGGACGGGGAAGAGATCCGCATTGACAATCCCAGCTTAATGCCTGAACGGCAAAAGATTGACCGCATTGAAGAACCCTATGTGAAAGCAACGATTATGGTGCCTAATGAGTATGTGGGTGCTGTGATGGAATTGTGCCAGAAGAAAAGGGGCATTTTTAAAGATATGCAATACATGGACGAGAAGCGGGTCAACATTGAGTATGACATGCCGCTGGCTGAAATCGTCTATGATTTCTTTGACCAATTGAAATCCAGCACCAAAGGGTATGCTTCCTTTGATTATGAGTTATCCGGCTACAAACCGTCCGACCTGGTGAAGATGGACATTCTGATCAACGGGGAACGGGTGGATGCTTTGTCCGTCATTGTGCATCGCGACCAAGCTTATCACCGCGGCAAAGCGCTGGCGGAAAAGCTGAAGGAACTGATTCCCCGGCAAATGTTTGAGATTCCCATTCAGGCGGCTATCGGCCACAAAATCATCGCCCGGGAAACGATCCGGGCCCTGCGCAAAAATGTGCTGGCCAAGTGCTACGGCGGTGACGTAACCCGTAAACGGAAACTGTTAGAGAAACAAAAAGAAGGTAAAAAGCGGATGAAAGCCGTCGGTAACGTGGAGATTCCCCAGGAAGCGTTTATGGCTGTGCTGCAAATGGATCAAGGCCAGGACAAAAAATAG
- the hemW gene encoding radical SAM family heme chaperone HemW — MARSVYIHIPFCQHICPYCDFNKYVLKGQPVWHYLEALVQEMNLTFEQHPPQEIRTIFVGGGTPTALNPEQMRFFLEAVARYVQPQAPCVEFTVEANPGTVNEDLLQVMKEGGVNRLSFGVQSFDRGLLKKLGRIHTTEDVHQSLALARKQGFNNLSIDLMFGLPGQSVDMFREDVEQALKLDVPHLSAYSLKIEPGTHFHRLHEQNKFHLPPEDEEATMYELLIKRMTESGYAHYEISNFAYTGYESRHNLTYWRNEEYYGLGAGAHGYVQGVRHVNAGPVHEYIEKVAREGLPRVEVHPVSKQEAMEDMMIMGLRTKEGVSRLVFRERYGLKLEDHFGRQLDQLQAKGLITTDGERYWLTEKGLFLGNEVFAAFIGMH; from the coding sequence ATGGCTCGGTCCGTATATATTCATATCCCCTTTTGCCAGCATATTTGCCCTTACTGTGACTTTAACAAATATGTTCTGAAGGGCCAGCCGGTATGGCATTATTTAGAGGCGTTGGTACAGGAGATGAACCTGACATTCGAACAACATCCTCCTCAGGAAATCCGGACCATCTTTGTAGGAGGAGGGACCCCAACCGCATTAAATCCGGAGCAAATGCGTTTTTTCCTGGAGGCAGTGGCCCGGTATGTGCAGCCACAGGCCCCTTGTGTTGAATTTACGGTGGAAGCCAATCCAGGTACAGTGAATGAGGACTTATTGCAAGTGATGAAGGAAGGGGGCGTCAACCGCCTTTCCTTTGGCGTCCAATCCTTTGACCGCGGGCTGCTTAAAAAACTGGGCCGGATCCATACGACTGAAGATGTCCATCAATCCCTGGCCCTGGCCAGAAAACAGGGTTTTAACAATTTGTCAATCGATTTAATGTTTGGGTTGCCTGGCCAAAGCGTGGACATGTTCCGGGAAGATGTGGAACAAGCATTGAAGCTTGATGTTCCTCATCTATCCGCTTACAGCTTAAAGATTGAGCCAGGCACCCACTTTCACCGTCTGCATGAGCAGAATAAGTTCCACCTCCCGCCAGAGGATGAAGAAGCGACTATGTATGAATTGTTAATTAAGCGTATGACAGAATCTGGTTATGCTCACTACGAGATCAGCAACTTTGCCTATACTGGTTATGAAAGCCGTCATAACTTAACCTATTGGCGCAATGAGGAATACTATGGTTTGGGAGCAGGAGCCCACGGCTATGTACAAGGCGTGCGCCATGTGAATGCTGGTCCAGTTCATGAATATATTGAAAAAGTAGCCAGAGAGGGACTGCCCCGTGTAGAAGTTCACCCTGTTTCCAAGCAGGAAGCGATGGAAGACATGATGATCATGGGTTTAAGGACAAAAGAAGGCGTCTCCAGGCTCGTATTCCGGGAGCGGTATGGGCTTAAGCTGGAAGACCACTTTGGGCGTCAATTGGACCAGCTACAGGCCAAAGGCCTGATCACGACCGACGGGGAACGATACTGGCTGACGGAAAAAGGTCTGTTCTTGGGCAATGAAGTGTTTGCCGCTTTCATCGGGATGCATTGA
- the hrcA gene encoding heat-inducible transcriptional repressor HrcA, which translates to MLTERQKLILRLVVDDYVRLAEPVGSRTIAKREGVNFSPATIRNEMADLEEMGYLTQPHTSAGRIPSHKGYRFYVDHLMEPEQLSVDVIRKIRRLYTERFMEFEQVIQQTASVLSKLTNYTAIVLGPEFFDAALKHIQLVPISEGSAVAIIVTDTGHVEHRTLSVPDEISLTEMEKLVNLLNHKLRGVPLYQFRERLYSEIARELKKHIKQYEAVMKVLEQTLLGDKEDRVFLKGTTHIFSQPEFRDVEKVRELFELLEQHDRIQGILAATKTKTGVQVLIGQENLDEAFADCSIITASYSIGGKPVGSLNILGPTRMEYKKVVSILHYLTQDLSYYLDRLYEKGY; encoded by the coding sequence ATGTTAACAGAACGTCAGAAGCTGATTCTCCGCCTTGTGGTGGATGATTATGTCCGTTTGGCAGAACCGGTGGGTTCACGTACTATTGCCAAGCGGGAAGGTGTGAACTTTTCACCTGCCACGATCCGTAATGAGATGGCTGATTTGGAAGAAATGGGCTATTTAACCCAGCCCCATACATCAGCAGGCCGTATTCCATCCCATAAAGGTTATAGGTTCTATGTAGATCACCTGATGGAGCCTGAGCAATTATCTGTGGATGTGATTCGCAAAATACGCCGCTTATACACGGAACGGTTTATGGAATTTGAACAGGTGATCCAGCAGACAGCATCTGTTCTGTCCAAACTGACCAATTATACAGCCATTGTTTTGGGGCCTGAGTTTTTTGACGCTGCCTTGAAGCATATCCAGCTGGTGCCCATTTCCGAGGGTAGCGCAGTGGCCATTATTGTCACAGATACTGGGCATGTGGAGCACCGCACCTTGTCAGTACCGGATGAGATCTCTTTGACAGAAATGGAGAAACTGGTCAACCTGCTCAATCATAAATTGAGAGGGGTGCCTCTCTATCAGTTCAGGGAACGCCTTTACTCTGAGATTGCACGGGAGTTGAAAAAGCATATCAAACAGTATGAAGCTGTCATGAAAGTGCTGGAGCAAACGCTGCTCGGTGATAAGGAGGACCGCGTCTTCTTAAAAGGCACCACTCATATCTTTTCCCAGCCTGAGTTCAGGGATGTGGAAAAGGTGCGGGAGTTGTTTGAACTTCTGGAGCAGCATGACCGTATTCAAGGTATTCTGGCTGCAACTAAGACCAAAACAGGGGTTCAGGTGCTGATCGGGCAGGAGAATCTGGATGAAGCCTTTGCCGATTGCAGCATTATTACGGCTTCATACTCCATCGGCGGAAAACCTGTGGGTTCTCTCAATATTTTGGGACCGACTCGCATGGAGTATAAAAAAGTGGTTTCCATTCTGCATTATTTGACGCAAGACCTGAGCTATTATCTTGATCGCTTGTATGAAAAAGGCTATTAG
- the grpE gene encoding nucleotide exchange factor GrpE has translation MTGKENITPTEQKQQAEAEQQAQQEEHAHSAQETPADEQLEEGTSELSMEELEAQLQEAQEKAEEYYQRYLRAQADFDNFRKRTRKEKEDLQKYAALPVIEQLLPVLDNFERALAAGQSTQDAESLMKGVEMVFKQVQQVLTEQGLEEIEAVGKPFDPHVHEAVMQVESEDHDSGIVVEELQKGYKLKDKVIRPAMVKVSQ, from the coding sequence GTGACAGGCAAGGAGAACATCACGCCAACAGAACAAAAGCAGCAAGCGGAGGCAGAACAGCAAGCCCAACAGGAAGAGCATGCACATAGTGCTCAAGAAACGCCAGCTGACGAACAGTTGGAAGAAGGAACGAGTGAACTGTCCATGGAGGAATTAGAGGCTCAATTACAGGAGGCCCAGGAAAAAGCGGAAGAATATTATCAGCGTTATTTGCGTGCTCAAGCCGATTTTGATAACTTCCGCAAACGGACCCGCAAAGAGAAAGAAGACCTGCAAAAGTACGCTGCTTTGCCTGTGATTGAGCAGTTGCTTCCCGTGTTGGATAATTTTGAACGGGCTTTGGCTGCCGGCCAATCCACCCAAGATGCCGAGTCCCTGATGAAAGGAGTGGAGATGGTCTTCAAACAAGTACAGCAAGTGCTGACTGAACAGGGACTGGAGGAGATTGAAGCAGTGGGCAAACCCTTTGATCCTCACGTTCATGAAGCTGTGATGCAAGTGGAAAGCGAGGACCATGACTCCGGCATCGTCGTGGAAGAATTACAAAAAGGATACAAGCTGAAAGACAAAGTGATCCGGCCTGCGATGGTTAAAGTCAGCCAATAA
- the dnaK gene encoding molecular chaperone DnaK → MSKVIGIDLGTTNSCVAVMEGGEPVVIPNAEGGRTTPSVVAFKDDERLIGEVAKRQAITNPEKTVISIKRHMGSDYKVNIDGKEYTPQEISAMILQKLKADAEAYLGEKVEKAVITVPAYFNDSQRQATKDAGRIAGLEVLRIVNEPTAAALAYGLEKEEDQTILVYDLGGGTFDVSILELGDGFFEVKATSGDNQLGGDDFDQVIIDYLIDKFKKDTGIDLSQDKMALQRLKDAAEKAKKDLSGVTSTTISLPFITADATGPKHLEETLTRAKFEELSEHLIERTLGPTRQALKDAGLEPSDIDKVVLVGGSTRIPAVQEAIKKLTGKEPHKGINPDEVVALGAAVQAGVLTGDVKDVVLLDVTPLSLGIETLGGVFTKLIERNTTIPTSKSQIFSTAADNQTAVDIHVLQGEREMAADNKTLGRFQLTDIPPAPRGVPQIEVTFDIDANGIVNVSAKDLGTGKEQKITIKSSSGLSEEEIQRMVKEAEENAEADKKKREAAETRNEAEALIHTVEKTLKDLGDKVDQAEVDKANEAKDKLKKALDGNNIEEIKKAKDELQEVVQQLSVKLYEQVQQAAQQAQGEAGNQQAGEKKERDNVVDAEYEDVNDKKND, encoded by the coding sequence ATGAGCAAAGTGATCGGAATTGACTTAGGGACAACCAACTCTTGTGTGGCTGTGATGGAAGGAGGCGAGCCCGTCGTTATCCCTAACGCAGAAGGAGGGCGCACAACCCCGTCTGTGGTTGCTTTTAAAGATGATGAGCGCCTGATCGGTGAGGTGGCCAAACGGCAAGCCATCACCAATCCAGAAAAAACCGTGATCTCCATCAAGCGTCACATGGGCAGCGATTACAAGGTGAACATTGATGGTAAAGAATATACGCCCCAAGAAATTTCAGCCATGATTTTGCAAAAGCTGAAAGCCGATGCCGAGGCTTATCTCGGTGAAAAGGTAGAGAAAGCGGTTATTACCGTGCCAGCTTACTTCAACGACTCCCAGCGCCAGGCCACCAAGGATGCCGGCCGCATCGCCGGTCTGGAGGTGCTGCGCATTGTTAACGAGCCGACCGCTGCAGCTCTTGCCTATGGATTGGAAAAAGAAGAAGACCAAACCATCCTGGTCTATGACCTTGGTGGGGGAACGTTTGACGTCTCCATTCTGGAACTGGGCGACGGTTTCTTTGAAGTCAAAGCCACCAGCGGAGATAACCAGCTGGGTGGAGATGACTTTGACCAGGTAATCATCGATTACCTGATTGACAAGTTCAAAAAAGATACTGGCATCGATCTTAGCCAGGATAAAATGGCTTTGCAGCGTTTAAAAGATGCAGCTGAAAAGGCCAAAAAAGATCTGTCCGGTGTCACCTCAACCACCATTTCACTGCCCTTTATCACAGCAGATGCCACCGGACCAAAACACCTGGAAGAAACGCTGACCCGGGCCAAGTTTGAAGAATTAAGCGAGCATCTGATAGAGCGGACACTGGGTCCTACCCGCCAGGCATTGAAAGATGCAGGTCTTGAGCCCAGCGATATTGACAAAGTGGTACTGGTTGGTGGATCTACCCGTATTCCGGCTGTTCAAGAAGCTATTAAAAAATTGACCGGCAAAGAGCCGCACAAAGGGATTAACCCTGACGAAGTAGTGGCCTTGGGCGCTGCTGTTCAAGCCGGTGTGTTGACCGGTGATGTGAAAGACGTGGTCTTGCTGGACGTCACCCCCTTGTCTCTTGGTATCGAAACTTTGGGCGGGGTATTCACCAAGCTGATCGAACGCAACACCACCATTCCTACCAGCAAGTCCCAGATTTTCTCTACAGCTGCCGATAACCAAACGGCTGTTGACATCCACGTTCTGCAAGGGGAGCGGGAAATGGCAGCAGACAACAAAACATTGGGCCGCTTCCAGTTGACCGATATTCCTCCTGCACCGCGCGGTGTGCCGCAAATAGAGGTCACTTTTGACATTGATGCCAATGGTATTGTCAACGTCTCGGCCAAAGATCTGGGAACAGGCAAGGAACAAAAAATCACCATCAAATCTTCCAGCGGATTGTCAGAAGAAGAGATTCAGCGCATGGTTAAAGAGGCCGAGGAAAATGCGGAGGCAGACAAGAAGAAACGTGAAGCGGCTGAAACCCGCAACGAGGCAGAAGCCTTAATCCACACCGTGGAGAAAACGTTAAAAGATCTGGGCGACAAAGTGGACCAAGCGGAAGTGGACAAAGCCAATGAAGCCAAAGACAAGCTGAAAAAGGCCCTGGATGGCAACAATATAGAGGAGATTAAAAAAGCGAAGGACGAGTTGCAGGAAGTGGTACAGCAGCTCTCTGTCAAACTGTATGAACAGGTTCAACAAGCGGCTCAGCAGGCCCAAGGTGAGGCTGGCAACCAGCAAGCTGGAGAGAAAAAAGAGCGGGATAATGTGGTTGATGCCGAATATGAAGATGTCAATGATAAAAAGAATGATTAA
- the dnaJ gene encoding molecular chaperone DnaJ has product MSKRDYYEVLGVSRDASTDEIKKAYRKLARKYHPDVNKSPDAEQKFKEVKEAYDVLSDSQKRAQYDQFGHAGVGQGSQQGGGGFGGFGGQDFGGFEDIFDMFFGGGSRRNPNAPRRGADLEYTLTIDFTEAVFGTKKEIRIPKEETCDTCHGSGAKPGTKPETCSVCHGTGQQEQVQNTPFGRIVNRRVCMACQGKGTVIHHKCPTCRGTGKVKRHKTIPVHIPPGVDHGTQVRVAGQGEPGVNGGPPGDLYILLRVRKHEFFERDGQDIYCEMPITFVQAALGDEIEVPTLTGRVKLKIPAGTQSGTYFRIRGKGVPANRGRREGDQHVKVKVVTPTSLTERQKELLREFAAISGDQIPEEQSEGFFERVKKAIRGE; this is encoded by the coding sequence ATGAGCAAACGGGACTATTACGAGGTGCTTGGCGTCAGCAGGGATGCAAGTACGGATGAAATTAAAAAGGCATACCGCAAGCTGGCGCGCAAATACCATCCGGATGTGAACAAATCTCCAGATGCTGAACAAAAATTTAAAGAGGTTAAAGAGGCGTATGATGTGCTGAGTGACAGCCAAAAAAGGGCCCAGTATGATCAGTTCGGCCATGCCGGTGTGGGACAGGGCTCCCAGCAGGGCGGCGGCGGCTTTGGCGGTTTTGGTGGCCAGGACTTTGGCGGGTTTGAAGATATTTTTGATATGTTTTTCGGGGGAGGAAGCCGCCGCAATCCCAACGCTCCGAGACGGGGAGCAGATCTGGAATATACCTTGACCATTGATTTCACAGAAGCGGTTTTTGGGACGAAGAAGGAGATCCGCATCCCCAAAGAAGAGACATGTGACACCTGTCACGGTTCAGGAGCCAAACCGGGTACCAAGCCGGAAACCTGCTCTGTTTGCCATGGAACCGGCCAGCAAGAACAGGTGCAAAACACGCCGTTCGGCCGCATTGTCAATCGCCGTGTGTGTATGGCTTGTCAAGGGAAAGGGACCGTCATTCACCACAAATGTCCTACCTGCCGGGGAACAGGGAAGGTTAAACGGCACAAAACCATTCCCGTTCATATTCCGCCTGGGGTGGATCATGGCACACAGGTACGCGTGGCCGGCCAAGGTGAGCCCGGCGTAAATGGAGGCCCTCCGGGAGACCTGTATATTCTGCTCAGGGTCAGAAAACATGAGTTCTTTGAACGGGACGGCCAGGATATCTACTGTGAAATGCCGATCACCTTTGTGCAGGCTGCCCTGGGCGATGAGATTGAAGTGCCTACCCTGACCGGACGGGTGAAGCTGAAAATTCCGGCCGGAACCCAAAGCGGCACTTATTTCCGCATCAGAGGCAAAGGGGTGCCGGCCAACCGGGGCAGAAGAGAAGGGGATCAGCATGTAAAGGTGAAGGTGGTTACACCCACTTCACTGACCGAGCGCCAGAAAGAATTACTCAGAGAGTTTGCGGCCATCAGTGGGGATCAAATACCGGAAGAACAATCGGAAGGTTTTTTTGAACGGGTGAAAAAAGCGATTCGAGGAGAATGA
- the prmA gene encoding 50S ribosomal protein L11 methyltransferase, producing MSMTKWAEVSVHTTQEAIEAVANILHEAGASGVVIEDAEDLQRQAWQKQAEGEQYLVELNPEDYPEEGVILKAYFPMNSFLGETVEEIKTALNSLLLHDIKLGRGTITLTEVHEEDWAHAWKKYYKPVRISDKITITPTWEDYQPETEEEQVIELDPGMAFGTGTHPTTVLCIRALEKYLHHGDQVIDVGCGSGVLSIAAVKLGAEQVLALDIDELAVKVSRENVKVNGVASQVKVKQNNLLDHIDQVADIIVANILAEVILRFITDAYDRLRRGGYFITSGIISQKKQEVEEALVSHGFTIVETVFMEDWVAFIAKKE from the coding sequence ATGAGCATGACAAAATGGGCAGAAGTGAGTGTCCACACCACTCAGGAAGCGATTGAGGCGGTGGCCAACATTTTACATGAAGCCGGAGCAAGTGGGGTTGTCATTGAAGACGCGGAAGATTTACAGCGGCAGGCATGGCAGAAGCAGGCTGAAGGAGAGCAGTACCTGGTTGAACTCAACCCGGAAGATTATCCGGAAGAAGGGGTGATCCTGAAGGCCTATTTTCCCATGAACAGCTTTTTGGGTGAAACGGTGGAAGAAATTAAGACGGCCCTGAACAGTTTGTTGTTGCATGACATCAAACTGGGCCGGGGAACCATTACCTTAACCGAAGTGCACGAAGAAGACTGGGCCCATGCTTGGAAAAAGTACTACAAACCTGTACGCATCTCAGACAAAATCACCATCACCCCCACCTGGGAAGATTATCAGCCGGAAACAGAAGAGGAACAAGTGATTGAACTGGATCCGGGAATGGCTTTCGGCACCGGTACTCATCCCACCACCGTTTTGTGCATTAGAGCGTTGGAAAAATATTTGCACCACGGTGACCAAGTGATTGATGTGGGCTGCGGTTCCGGCGTGCTCAGCATCGCTGCCGTCAAGCTGGGCGCGGAACAGGTGCTGGCCCTTGATATTGACGAGCTGGCTGTCAAGGTGAGCCGTGAAAACGTCAAGGTGAATGGCGTAGCCAGCCAGGTCAAAGTGAAACAAAATAATTTGCTCGATCACATTGATCAAGTGGCAGACATTATTGTGGCCAATATCCTCGCTGAGGTGATCCTGCGCTTCATTACAGATGCTTATGACCGGCTCCGCCGCGGTGGCTATTTCATCACATCAGGGATTATCTCCCAGAAGAAACAAGAAGTAGAAGAGGCGCTGGTTTCCCATGGATTTACCATTGTGGAAACAGTTTTCATGGAAGATTGGGTAGCGTTTATCGCCAAAAAAGAGTAA
- a CDS encoding 16S rRNA (uracil(1498)-N(3))-methyltransferase — MQRYFLPPEQITQNQCMITGQDAHHVLRVMRLSPGDRVICCDGCGRTVVAELTRLDTHAVYGDIVQELNEKRELPVQVTIAQGLPKGDKMEWVLQKGTELGAARFVPFVSERTIVKYDQKKAVKKRERWQRIIKEAAEQSNRQYLPQLSPIITIDKLARLKADVKLVADEEQSTKPPLPSTFVQALDHLQEQKHLVVAIGPEGGFSRDEINFLKQYGFTPISLGRRILRTETASQYVLAAISFYFEQMGG; from the coding sequence ATGCAGCGTTACTTTTTGCCACCTGAACAGATCACTCAAAACCAGTGTATGATTACCGGGCAAGACGCCCACCATGTGCTGCGCGTCATGCGTTTGTCCCCTGGAGACCGGGTGATCTGCTGCGATGGGTGCGGTCGCACCGTTGTGGCCGAATTGACCCGTTTGGACACTCATGCGGTGTATGGTGACATTGTTCAGGAACTGAATGAAAAGCGGGAATTGCCTGTTCAGGTGACGATTGCCCAAGGGCTGCCCAAAGGAGACAAGATGGAATGGGTTTTGCAGAAAGGGACTGAACTGGGCGCTGCCCGCTTTGTTCCGTTTGTGTCCGAACGCACCATTGTGAAATATGATCAGAAAAAAGCCGTGAAGAAAAGGGAACGGTGGCAAAGGATCATTAAAGAAGCGGCTGAGCAGTCTAACAGACAATATTTGCCCCAGCTCAGTCCGATTATCACTATAGATAAGCTGGCCCGTCTGAAGGCAGATGTGAAACTTGTGGCTGATGAAGAACAAAGCACCAAACCTCCATTACCTTCCACTTTTGTGCAAGCTTTGGACCACCTACAGGAACAAAAACATCTTGTCGTAGCCATTGGACCTGAAGGCGGCTTTTCCAGGGATGAAATTAACTTTTTAAAACAATACGGGTTTACGCCTATTTCTCTGGGCCGGAGAATATTACGGACGGAGACCGCCTCACAGTATGTGTTAGCGGCCATTTCTTTTTATTTTGAACAGATGGGAGGTTGA